From one Sorangium aterium genomic stretch:
- a CDS encoding formylglycine-generating enzyme family protein: MPGGTFYRSNEESYPATVSDFRLDRYEVTVGRFRAFVEALKGTRRDPPALGVGERPGVTDSGWQFDWTSSLSANTQELKVQLECEYYPTWTAEPGPNEHRPIHCVTWYEAFAFCVWDGGYLPTEAEWNYAAAGGDEQRVYPWGASRERGFAANECRGDGSSSGCSVAAFLPVGSFSPSGDARWGHADMLGNVSEWTLDCNGDYPMPCEDCSNQGCSGAARYVVRGGNAIAPLYDTTFRNSEDRTGRTQGVRCARKIQAE, encoded by the coding sequence GTGCCGGGAGGCACGTTCTACCGAAGCAATGAGGAGAGCTATCCAGCCACCGTCAGCGACTTCAGGCTCGACAGATACGAGGTCACGGTAGGGCGATTTCGGGCGTTCGTGGAGGCGCTCAAGGGGACGCGGAGGGATCCGCCGGCGCTGGGAGTCGGGGAGCGCCCCGGTGTAACCGATAGCGGGTGGCAATTCGATTGGACATCCTCGCTCTCGGCGAACACCCAGGAGCTCAAAGTACAGCTCGAATGTGAGTACTACCCGACATGGACCGCCGAGCCGGGCCCCAACGAACACCGGCCGATCCATTGCGTGACGTGGTATGAGGCATTCGCATTCTGCGTATGGGACGGGGGCTACCTGCCCACCGAGGCCGAGTGGAACTACGCCGCCGCCGGCGGTGACGAGCAGAGGGTGTATCCGTGGGGCGCTTCGAGGGAGCGCGGGTTCGCTGCCAATGAGTGCCGAGGAGACGGCTCCTCCAGCGGATGCAGCGTCGCCGCGTTCCTGCCTGTCGGCTCGTTCTCGCCGTCCGGCGATGCGAGGTGGGGCCATGCCGATATGCTAGGAAACGTCTCGGAGTGGACCTTGGATTGCAACGGCGATTATCCGATGCCGTGCGAGGACTGCTCGAACCAGGGCTGCTCTGGAGCAGCAAGATACGTGGTTCGCGGTGGGAATGCCATCGCCCCGCTCTATGACACAACGTTCAGAAACAGCGAAGATCGCACAGGCAGGACCCAGGGCGTGCGCTGCGCCAGAAAGATCCAGGCGGAGTGA